In Carya illinoinensis cultivar Pawnee chromosome 10, C.illinoinensisPawnee_v1, whole genome shotgun sequence, one DNA window encodes the following:
- the LOC122279260 gene encoding serine/arginine-rich SC35-like splicing factor SCL33 isoform X1, with the protein MRGRSYSYSPPPRGYSRRRRSPSPRGRYGGRGRDLPTSLLVRNLRHDCRSEDLRGPFGQFGPLKDIYLPRDYHTGEPRGFGFVQFVDPADAADAKYHMDGQILLGRELTVVFAEENRKKPAEMRARERYRGQSYERRRSPLRYSRSPRYARTYSRSPDYYSPSPRRRHYSRSISPRNRSYRERSYSRSPYASRSRSRSRSFSRSRSRSQDYSG; encoded by the exons ATGAGGGGCAGAAGCTACAGCTACAGTCCCCCACCAAGGGGTTACAGCCGAAGACGTCGAAGCCCCAGTCCCAGGGGTCGCTATGGTGGTCGTGGTAGAGATCTTCCTACAAGTCTTTTAGTTCGCAACCTTCGTCATGACTGCAG GTCTGAAGATCTACGAGGGCCATTTGGCCAGTTTGGTCCTCTCAAGGACATTTACTTGCCTCGAGATTATCACACTGG GGAGCCACGTGGCTTTGGGTTTGTACAGTTTGTAGACCCAGCTGATGCAGCAGATGCCAAATATCATATGGATGGTCAAATTCTTCTTGGTCGTGAATTGACTGTTGTATTTGCTGAGGAGAACAGAAAGAAGCCTGCAGAAATGAGGGCTAGAGAACGTTATCG GGGTCAGTCATATGAACGTAGGCGGTCTCCCCTTCGCTATTCTCGATCACCACGCTATGCACGGACTTATTCTCGCAGTCCTGATTATTATTCCCCTTCCCCAAGACGGCGGCACTACTCAAG GTCGATTTCGCCTAGAAACAGGAGCTACAGGGAGAGATCATACTCGAGGTCACCTTATGCGTCAAGGAGCCGGAGCCGTAGCCGCAGCTTTAGTAGGAGCCGCAGTCGAAGCCAGGATTACTCTGGTTGA
- the LOC122279260 gene encoding serine/arginine-rich SC35-like splicing factor SCL33 isoform X3: MRGRSYSYSPPPRGYSRRRRSPSPRGRYGGRGRDLPTSLLVRNLRHDCRSEDLRGPFGQFGPLKDIYLPRDYHTGEPRGFGFVQFVDPADAADAKYHMDGQILLGRELTVVFAEENRKKPAEMRARERYRGQSYERRRSPLRYSRSPRYARTYSRSPDYYSPSPRRRHYSRSYRERSYSRSPYASRSRSRSRSFSRSRSRSQDYSG, translated from the exons ATGAGGGGCAGAAGCTACAGCTACAGTCCCCCACCAAGGGGTTACAGCCGAAGACGTCGAAGCCCCAGTCCCAGGGGTCGCTATGGTGGTCGTGGTAGAGATCTTCCTACAAGTCTTTTAGTTCGCAACCTTCGTCATGACTGCAG GTCTGAAGATCTACGAGGGCCATTTGGCCAGTTTGGTCCTCTCAAGGACATTTACTTGCCTCGAGATTATCACACTGG GGAGCCACGTGGCTTTGGGTTTGTACAGTTTGTAGACCCAGCTGATGCAGCAGATGCCAAATATCATATGGATGGTCAAATTCTTCTTGGTCGTGAATTGACTGTTGTATTTGCTGAGGAGAACAGAAAGAAGCCTGCAGAAATGAGGGCTAGAGAACGTTATCG GGGTCAGTCATATGAACGTAGGCGGTCTCCCCTTCGCTATTCTCGATCACCACGCTATGCACGGACTTATTCTCGCAGTCCTGATTATTATTCCCCTTCCCCAAGACGGCGGCACTACTCAAG GAGCTACAGGGAGAGATCATACTCGAGGTCACCTTATGCGTCAAGGAGCCGGAGCCGTAGCCGCAGCTTTAGTAGGAGCCGCAGTCGAAGCCAGGATTACTCTGGTTGA
- the LOC122279260 gene encoding serine/arginine-rich SC35-like splicing factor SCL33 isoform X2 has protein sequence MRGRSYSYSPPPRGYSRRRRSPSPRGRYGGRGRDLPTSLLVRNLRHDCRSEDLRGPFGQFGPLKDIYLPRDYHTGEPRGFGFVQFVDPADAADAKYHMDGQILLGRELTVVFAEENRKKPAEMRARERYRGQSYERRRSPLRYSRSPRYARTYSRSPDYYSPSPRRRHYSRNRSYRERSYSRSPYASRSRSRSRSFSRSRSRSQDYSG, from the exons ATGAGGGGCAGAAGCTACAGCTACAGTCCCCCACCAAGGGGTTACAGCCGAAGACGTCGAAGCCCCAGTCCCAGGGGTCGCTATGGTGGTCGTGGTAGAGATCTTCCTACAAGTCTTTTAGTTCGCAACCTTCGTCATGACTGCAG GTCTGAAGATCTACGAGGGCCATTTGGCCAGTTTGGTCCTCTCAAGGACATTTACTTGCCTCGAGATTATCACACTGG GGAGCCACGTGGCTTTGGGTTTGTACAGTTTGTAGACCCAGCTGATGCAGCAGATGCCAAATATCATATGGATGGTCAAATTCTTCTTGGTCGTGAATTGACTGTTGTATTTGCTGAGGAGAACAGAAAGAAGCCTGCAGAAATGAGGGCTAGAGAACGTTATCG GGGTCAGTCATATGAACGTAGGCGGTCTCCCCTTCGCTATTCTCGATCACCACGCTATGCACGGACTTATTCTCGCAGTCCTGATTATTATTCCCCTTCCCCAAGACGGCGGCACTACTCAAG AAACAGGAGCTACAGGGAGAGATCATACTCGAGGTCACCTTATGCGTCAAGGAGCCGGAGCCGTAGCCGCAGCTTTAGTAGGAGCCGCAGTCGAAGCCAGGATTACTCTGGTTGA
- the LOC122279259 gene encoding F-box/kelch-repeat protein At1g15670-like → MYISESIELIPGIPEELALECLSRLHFSTHGVAARVCHRWRELLHSKDFYYHRKQTGHTRKAACLVQSLPVRSGSDETKPVGPPAYGVSVFDPISGIWDRIDPVPKYPNGFPLFCQVTSSEGKLVVMAGWDPVSYEPVKDVFVYDFTTRRWKKGKDMPQNRSFFAAGELGGRVFIAGGHDESKNALSSAWVYDVRKDEWAELAPMSQERDECEGVVIGSEFVVVSGYRTENQGGFEESAESYDLGTGQWKRVEHAWKASQCPKSCVGVGKDGKMFCWAESNSEVRVGTCGIQLGRRTFLSGSAYQGGQQGFFLAEGENGKPERIEVPDEFVGLVQSGCHVEI, encoded by the coding sequence ATGTATATTTCTGAATCTATCGAGTTGATTCCTGGTATACCGGAAGAACTCGCGCTTGAGTGCTTGAGTCGTCTGCACTTCTCTACTCATGGAGTCGCTGCCAGAGTTTGTCACCGCTGGCGAGAGCTTCTTCATAGTAAGGACTTCTACTACCACAGAAAGCAGACTGGGCATACCCGTAAAGCGGCTTGCTTGGTTCAGTCACTCCCGGTTCGGTCTGGTTCCGATGAGACCAAGCCGGTTGGACCCCCAGCTTATGGGGTGTCTGTATTTGACCCCATTAGTGGGATTTGGGACCGGATTGACCCAGTTCCCAAGTACCCGAATGGATTTCCGTTGTTCTGTCAGGTGACGAGCTCGGAGGGCAAGCTTGTGGTCATGGCAGGGTGGGACCCGGTGAGTTACGAGCCGGTAAAGGATGTGTTCGTGTACGACTTCACGACTCGGCGGTGGAAGAAAGGCAAGGACATGCCGCAGAATCGGTCATTCTTCGCCGCTGGTGAGTTGGGTGGGCGGGTTTTCATCGCGGGTGGACACGACGAGAGCAAGAACGCGTTGAGCTCGGCCTGGGTTTACGACGTGAGGAAGGACGAGTGGGCGGAGTTGGCTCCGATGAGTCAGGAGCGAGACGAGTGTGAAGGGGTCGTAATTGGGTCCGAGTTCGTGGTGGTGAGCGGGTACAGGACGGAGAACCAAGGAGGCTTCGAAGAAAGCGCCGAGTCGTATGATCTCGGGACGGGTCAGTGGAAGCGGGTCGAGCACGCCTGGAAGGCAAGTCAGTGCCCAAAGTCGTGCGTTGGAGTAGGAAAAGATGGGAAGATGTTTTGCTGGGCGGAGTCGAACTCGGAAGTAAGAGTCGGAACGTGTGGGATCCAGTTAGGTCGAAGAACCTTTTTGTCCGGGTCGGCTTACCAAGGTGGACAGCAAGGGTTCTTTCTAGCGGAAGGGGAAAACGGTAAACCGGAGAGGATAGAAGTCCCAGACGAGTTCGTGGGACTCGTGCAATCAGGCTGCCATGTGGAGATCTAA
- the LOC122279509 gene encoding uncharacterized protein LOC122279509: protein MDKSWMHIGDRLRSHEYAEGVNHFLSMAQSNAPASDAIRCPCRICRNNFFQPFDVVRDHLFLRGIDISYTQWIFHGEDDPFHANRSDDEDDGDDFGEYVDDVDEMLDDIRVGSFVNSAHGLNAGGGDDDAPEPNVGTSRHHTFEQYVEDARRPLYPSCANYSKLSFMVKLLHIKSIGGWNVKSFNMVLKLLKSAFPTALLPEDYNDARQLERGLGFSYTKIHVCPNDCILFWKEYEDKDQCPKCKSSRWVSLTSKHRVPQKVMRYFPLMPRLQRLYMSKKTAQAMRWHKEQRIDDSSCMRHPADSKVWKDFDRKHDWFAKDARNVRLGLASDGFNPFNNMSKPYSIWPVILLPYNLPPWSCMKDPYFLLTCLIPGPKSPGNDIDIFLRPLVDELKSLWEVGIETYDAFSSDVFQLHASLLWTINDFPAYANLSGWSTKGKLACPVCNVDTDSMWLAYGRKHCYMGHRRWLAPDHRWRKNKRAFNGALEVRPHPPRLTAQEILESLRMVSNVQFGKSERKRKRAPHEQNWTKKSIFFDLPYWQDVGLRHNLDVMHIEKNICDSVLGTLLSIDGKSKDTANARRDLERLGLRKELHLRPEGDRCRMSLACYTLNHNERISFCEWVSQVSFPDGFASNIARCVNIREGKITGMKSHDCHIFLQRLLPVVIGSYLRPDIRLALTELSTFFKELCARTLTYESLHRLQADISIILCKLEMIFPPAFFDIMVHLAIHLPDEALLAGPVQYRWMYPFERYLGKFKRYVRNKARPEGSIAEAYVHVECLTFCSMYLNDIETRYKRVERNADIPDQLNDEFFSVFSQKIREKRAMNPASVRDEIYALACGPDKWVASYAGCIMNGIRFQTKDRERHRRTQNSGLVVRGEHQSNPVDFYGVLKDIIELRYMGWRKVYLFQCDWWDVGDK from the exons ATGGATAAATCTTGGATGCATATTGGAGATAGATTGCGGTCCCATGAATATGCCGAAGGAGTTAATCATTTCTTATCCATGGCTCAATCCAATGCTCCTGCCAGTGATGCCATTCGATGTCCTTGCCGGATATGTcgtaataattttttccaaccaTTTGATGTTGTGAGGGATCATTTGTTCTTGCGAGGGATTGATATAAGTTATACtcaatggatatttcatggagaagatgatccttTTCATGCCAATCGGTCAGATGATGAGGACGATGGAGATGATTTTGGTGAGTACGTTGATGATGTtgatgagatgttagatgacatccggGTGGGATCCTTCGTTAATAGTGCTCACGGTTTAAATGCTGGTGGTGGTGACGATGATGCACCAGAACCCAATGTTGGGACTTCAAGACACCATACATTTGAACAGTATGTAGAGGATGCTCGACGTCCACTCTACCCATCGTGTGCAAACTACTCAAAGCTATCATTTATGGTGAAGTTGCTTCACATCAAGAGTATTGGTGGTTGGAACGTGAAGTCTTTTAACATGGTGCTAAAGCTATTGAAATCTGCCTTCCCGACTGCTCTTTTGCCTGAAGACTATAACGATGCACGTCAGCTAGAACGTGGGTTGGGATTTAGTTACACCAAAATTCATGTATGTCCAAATGACTGTATCTTGTTCTGGAAAGAATACGAAGACAAAGATCAGTGCCCTAAATGCAAGTCATCTAGATGGGTCTCACTGACAAGTAAACACCGGGTACCTCAGAAAGTGATGCGTTATTTTCCATTGATGCCTAGGTTGCAACGCCTTTATATGTCAAAGAAGACAGCACAAGCGATGCGATGGCATAAAGAGCAGCGTATTGATGACTCGAGTTGTATGAGGCATCCAGCTGATTCCAAAGTTTGGAAAGATTTTGATAGGAAACATGATTGGTTTGCGAAAGATGCTCGTAATGTTCGTCTTGGACTTGCGAGTGACGGTTTCAACCCATTCAATAACATGAGCAAGCCTTATAGTATATGGCCAGTCATACTTCTGCCTTACAACTTGCCACCTTGGTcttgtatgaaagatccatacttTCTCTTGACATGTTTGATACCTGGTCCTAAATCACCAGGTAATGATATCGATATCTTCCTTCGTCCTTTAGTTGATGAATTGAAATCATTATGGGAGGTTGGTATTGAGACATATGATGCATTCAGTTCCGATGTTTTCCAATTACATGCATCTCTACTCTGGACTATAAATGACTTTCCTGCATACGCCAATCTTTCGGGGTGGAGCACGAAGGGGAAATTGGCATGTCCTGTGTGCAATGTAGATACAGACTCAATGTGGTTGGCCTATGGGcgtaaacattgttatatgggccaCCGTCGCTGGTTGGCCCCGGACCACCGTTGGAGAAAGAATAAACGTGCTTTCAACGGTGCGCTCGAGGTGAGGCCTCACCCACCAAGACTTACGGCCCAAGAAATACTTGAATCATTACGCATGGTCTCCAACGTGCAATTTGGAAAAAGTGAACGGAAGAGGAAACGGGCACCACACGAACAAAACTGGACAAAGAAAAGCATCTTCTTCGATCTCCCATACTGGCAAGACGTGGGATTGAGGCATAACCTAGACGTAATGCATATCGAGAAAAACATCTGTGATAGCGTCTTGGGCACCTTGCTGAGTATTGATGGAAAGAGTAAGGACACTGCAAATGCACGAAGGGATTTGGAACGTCTCGGACTGAGGAAGGAATTACACTTACGTCCGGAGGGTGATCGTTGCCGGATGAGTCTGGCATGTTACACACTAAACCATAATGAGAGAATTTCCTTTTGTGAGTGGGTGTCACAAGTTAGTTTTCCAGATGGCTTCGCCTCTAATATTGCTCGGTGTGTGAATATTCGGGAAGGCAAAATTACaggaatgaaaagtcatgactgccaCATTTTTCTCCAACGGTTGCTTCCGGTTGTAATTGGCAGTTATTTGCGTCCTGACATCCGGCTAGCTTTGACCGAGCTAAGTACATTTTTCAAGGAATTGTGTGCTCGAACATTGACGTATGAATCATTGCATCGCCTTCAGGCAGATATTTCTATCATCCTATGTAAACTTGAGATGATCTTCCCACCtgcattttttgatattatggTCCACCTCGCAATTCATTTACCAGACGAGGCATTACTTGCTGGACCAGTGCAATACAGGTGGATGTATCCGTTTGAGAGGTACCTGGGGAAGTTCAAGCGCTATGTCCGGAACAAAGCCCGCCCTGAGGgttcaattgcagaagcatatgtTCATGTTGAGTGtttaacattttgctcaatgTATCTCAACGACATTGAGACCAGATATAAACGGGTTGAAAGAAACGCGGACATTCCAGATCAGCTTAATGATGAATTTTTTTCTGTATTCTCACAAAAG ATTCGAGAGAAGCGTGCGATGAACCCAGCCAGTGTACGAGATGAAATATATGCACTTGCATGTGGTCCCGACAAGTGGGTTGCGTCGTACGCCGGTTGCATTATGAATGGAATTAGATTTCAGACGAAGGATCGAGAGAGGCACCGACGAACTCAAAATAGCGGTTTGGTTGTTCGTGGTGAACATCAGTCAAATCCCGTTGACTTCTACGGGGTTTTGAAAGATATTATAGAATTAAGATATATGGGTTGGCGTAAGGTCTATTTGTttcaatgtgattggtgggatgttGGTGATAAGTGA